A genomic segment from Sciurus carolinensis chromosome 1, mSciCar1.2, whole genome shotgun sequence encodes:
- the Eef1d gene encoding elongation factor 1-delta isoform X3, which yields MATNFLVHEKIWFDKFKYDDAERKFYEQMNGPAAGASRQSSGPGASGGPGGDHSELAVRIASLEVENQNLRSVVQDLQQAISRLEARLSTLEKSSPTHRATAPQTQHVSPMRQVEPPAKKVATPAEDDEDNDIDLFGSGDEEEDKEAARLREERLRQYAEKKAKKPLLVAKSSILLDVKPWDDETDMAQLEACVRSIQLDGLVWGGSQLVPVGYGIRKLRIQCVVEDDKVGTDLLEEQITKFEEHVQSVDIAAFNKI from the exons ATGGCTACCAACTTCCTAGTGCATGAGAAGATCTGGTTTGACAAGTTCAAATATGATGATGCAGAAAGGAAGTTctatgaacagatgaatgggccTGCGGCCGGCGCCTCCCGCCAG AGCTCAGGCCCTGGAGCCTCTGGTGGGCCTGGTGGAGATCACAGTGAGTTGGCTGTCCGGATCGCCAGCCTGGAAGTAGAGAACCAGAACCTGCGAAGCG TGGTGCAGGACCTGCAACAGGCCATTTCCAGGCTGGAGGCCCGGCTGAGCACCCTGGAGAAGAGCTCACCCACCCACCGAGCCACAGCCCCACAGACCCAG CACGTGTCTCCCATGCGCCAAGTGGAGCCCCCAGCCAAGAAGGTCGCCACACCTGCAGAGGACGATGAGGACAATGACATTGACCTGTTTGGCAGCGGTGAcgaggaggaggacaaggaggctGCCCGGCTGCGGGAGGAAAGACTGCGGCAGTATGCAGAGAAGAAGGCCAAGAAGCCCTTGCTGGTGGCCAAGTCCTCCATCCTCCTGGATGTCAAACCC TGGGATGATGAGACAGACATGGCCCAACTGGAGGCCTGCGTGCGCTCTATCCAGCTGGACGGGCTGGTCTGGGGTGGCTCCCAGCTGGTGCCTGTGGGCTATGGCATCCGCAAGCTGCGGATCCAGTGTGTGGTGGAGGATGACAAGGTGGGCACCGACCTGCTGGAGGAGCAGATCACCAAGTTTGAGGAACAC GTGCAGAGTGTGGACATCGCAGCTTTCAACAAGATCTGA
- the Naprt gene encoding nicotinate phosphoribosyltransferase isoform X1, whose amino-acid sequence MAAERDAEGEAAARPLLTDFYQATMALGYWRAGRAQDPAEFELFFRRCPFGGAFALAAGLRDCLRFLRTFRLLDADVQFLASMLPPDTEPAFLAHLRALDCSAVTVRALPEGSLAFPGVPLLQVSGPLLLVQLLETPLLCLVSYASLVATNAARLRLIAGPNKRLLELGLRRAQGPDGGLTASTYCYLGGFDSSSNVLAGQLRGVPVAGTLAHSFITSFSGSEVPPDPMLAPASGKGPRVDLVASVKLWLERVCAHLGLGLQDPHRGEQAAFVAYALAFPRAFQGLLDTYSVWRSGLPNFLAVALALGEMGYRAVGVRLDSGDLLQQAQEIRRAFQTTAAQFQAPWLEAVPIAVSNNIDEEELARLAQEGSEVNIIGIGTSVVTCPQQPSLGCVYKLVSVGGQPRMKLTEDPEKQTLPGSKAAFRLLGSDGSPLLDLLQLAEEPPPRAGQELRVWPRGAQEPCTVRPAQVEPLLRLWLQQGKLCEPLPSLAESRAFAQQSLSRLSPAHRRLQSPAMYQVGRRPVGGQLCVPYTPLPSAYQPPPLLPAGCTV is encoded by the exons ATGGCGGCGGAGCGGGACGCCGAGGGCGAGGCGGCGGCGCGGCCGCTGCTCACCGACTTCTACCAGGCCACCATGGCGCTGGGCTACTGGCGGGCGGGCCGCGCGCAGGACCCCGCCGAGTTCGAGCTCTTCTTCCGCCGCTGCCCGTTCGGCGGTGCCTTCGCCCTGGCCGCGGGCTTGCGCGACTGCCTGCGCTTCCTGCGCACTTTCCGTCTGCTGGACGCAG ACGTGCAGTTCCTGGCCTCGATGCTGCCACCGGACACGGAGCCCGCGTTCTTGGCGCACCTTCGGGCCCTTGACTGCTCCGCGGTGACAGTGCGGGCCCTGCCCGAGGGCTCCCTCGCTTTCCCAGGC GTTCCGCTGCTGCAGGTGTCAGGGCCGCTCCTGCTGGTGCAGCTGCTAGAGACGCCACTCCTCTGCCTGGTCAGCTATGCCAG CTTGGTCGCCACCAATGCAGCTCGACTTCGCCTGATCGCAGGGCCCAATAAGCGACTGCTGGAGCTTGGCCTGCGTCGTGCTCAGGGCCCAGACGGGGGTCTCACGGCCTCCACCTACTGCTACCTGGGCG GGTTTGACAGCAGCAGCAACGTACTTGCTGGGCAGCTTCGGGGTGTGCCGGTGGCTGGAACCCTGGCCCACTCCTTCATCACTTCATTTTCAGGCAGTGAGGTGCCCCCCGACCCG ATGTTGGCTCCAGCTTCTGGCAAGGGCCCCCGGGTGGACCTGGTTGCCAGCGTCAAGTTGTGGCTGGAGCGAGTGTGTGCccatctggggctggggctgcaggacCCACACCGGGGGGAGCAGGCAGCTTTTGTGGCCTATGCACTTGCCTTTCCCCGGGCCTTCCAGGGCCTCTTAGACACATACAGTGTGTGGAG GAGTGGTCTTCCTAATTTCCTGGCAGTAGCCCTGGCACTGGGGGAGATGGGCTACAGAGCAGTGGGTGTGAGGCTGGACAGTGGTGACCTACTTCAGCAGGCCCAGGAGATCCGCAGGGCCTTCCAGACCACTGCTGCCCA GTTCCAGGCGCCCTGGCTGGAGGCTGTCCCCATCGCTGTCAGCAACAACATTGATGAGGAAGAGCTGGCCAGACTGGCCCAGgag GGCAGTGAGGTGAACATCATTGGCATTGGCACTAGTGTGGTCACCTGTCCCCAACAGCCTTCCCTTGGCTGCGTCTACAAG CTGGTGTCAGTGGGAGGTCAACCTCGAATGAAGCTGACCGAGGACCCCGAGAAGCAGACGCTGCCAGGGAGCAAGGCTGCTTTCCGGCTCCTTGGCTCTGATG GGTCTCCGTTGTTGGACCTGCTTCAGTTGGCAGAAGAGCCACCGCCTCGGGCTGGGCAGGAACTGAGGGTCTGGCCTCGAGGGGCCCAGGAGCCCTGCACTGTGAGGCCAGCCCAGGTGGAGCCCCTGCTGCGACTCTGGCTGCAACAGGGAAAG CTGTGTGAGCCGCTGCCATCCCTGGCAGAGTCCAGAGCCTTTGCCCAGCAGTCCCTCAGCCGCCTCAGCCCTGCCCACAGGCGGCTGCAGAGCCCTGCAATGTACCAGGTGGGCAGAAGGCCTGTGGGTGGGCAGCTCTGTGTGCCCTACACTCCTCTGCCATCTGCCTACCAGccccctcctctgctccctgcagGTTGCACTGTCTGA
- the Naprt gene encoding nicotinate phosphoribosyltransferase isoform X2 codes for MAAERDAEGEAAARPLLTDFYQATMALGYWRAGRAQDPAEFELFFRRCPFGGAFALAAGLRDCLRFLRTFRLLDADVQFLASMLPPDTEPAFLAHLRALDCSAVTVRALPEGSLAFPGVPLLQVSGPLLLVQLLETPLLCLVSYASLVATNAARLRLIAGPNKRLLELGLRRAQGPDGGLTASTYCYLGGFDSSSNVLAGQLRGVPVAGTLAHSFITSFSGSEVPPDPMLAPASGKGPRVDLVASVKLWLERVCAHLGLGLQDPHRGEQAAFVAYALAFPRAFQGLLDTYSVWRSGLPNFLAVALALGEMGYRAVGVRLDSGDLLQQAQEIRRAFQTTAAQFQAPWLEAVPIAVSNNIDEEELARLAQEGSEVNIIGIGTSVVTCPQQPSLGCVYKLVSVGGQPRMKLTEDPEKQTLPGSKAAFRLLGSDGSPLLDLLQLAEEPPPRAGQELRVWPRGAQEPCTVRPAQVEPLLRLWLQQGKLCEPLPSLAESRAFAQQSLSRLSPAHRRLQSPAMYQVALSEKLRALVDSLSAGSLP; via the exons ATGGCGGCGGAGCGGGACGCCGAGGGCGAGGCGGCGGCGCGGCCGCTGCTCACCGACTTCTACCAGGCCACCATGGCGCTGGGCTACTGGCGGGCGGGCCGCGCGCAGGACCCCGCCGAGTTCGAGCTCTTCTTCCGCCGCTGCCCGTTCGGCGGTGCCTTCGCCCTGGCCGCGGGCTTGCGCGACTGCCTGCGCTTCCTGCGCACTTTCCGTCTGCTGGACGCAG ACGTGCAGTTCCTGGCCTCGATGCTGCCACCGGACACGGAGCCCGCGTTCTTGGCGCACCTTCGGGCCCTTGACTGCTCCGCGGTGACAGTGCGGGCCCTGCCCGAGGGCTCCCTCGCTTTCCCAGGC GTTCCGCTGCTGCAGGTGTCAGGGCCGCTCCTGCTGGTGCAGCTGCTAGAGACGCCACTCCTCTGCCTGGTCAGCTATGCCAG CTTGGTCGCCACCAATGCAGCTCGACTTCGCCTGATCGCAGGGCCCAATAAGCGACTGCTGGAGCTTGGCCTGCGTCGTGCTCAGGGCCCAGACGGGGGTCTCACGGCCTCCACCTACTGCTACCTGGGCG GGTTTGACAGCAGCAGCAACGTACTTGCTGGGCAGCTTCGGGGTGTGCCGGTGGCTGGAACCCTGGCCCACTCCTTCATCACTTCATTTTCAGGCAGTGAGGTGCCCCCCGACCCG ATGTTGGCTCCAGCTTCTGGCAAGGGCCCCCGGGTGGACCTGGTTGCCAGCGTCAAGTTGTGGCTGGAGCGAGTGTGTGCccatctggggctggggctgcaggacCCACACCGGGGGGAGCAGGCAGCTTTTGTGGCCTATGCACTTGCCTTTCCCCGGGCCTTCCAGGGCCTCTTAGACACATACAGTGTGTGGAG GAGTGGTCTTCCTAATTTCCTGGCAGTAGCCCTGGCACTGGGGGAGATGGGCTACAGAGCAGTGGGTGTGAGGCTGGACAGTGGTGACCTACTTCAGCAGGCCCAGGAGATCCGCAGGGCCTTCCAGACCACTGCTGCCCA GTTCCAGGCGCCCTGGCTGGAGGCTGTCCCCATCGCTGTCAGCAACAACATTGATGAGGAAGAGCTGGCCAGACTGGCCCAGgag GGCAGTGAGGTGAACATCATTGGCATTGGCACTAGTGTGGTCACCTGTCCCCAACAGCCTTCCCTTGGCTGCGTCTACAAG CTGGTGTCAGTGGGAGGTCAACCTCGAATGAAGCTGACCGAGGACCCCGAGAAGCAGACGCTGCCAGGGAGCAAGGCTGCTTTCCGGCTCCTTGGCTCTGATG GGTCTCCGTTGTTGGACCTGCTTCAGTTGGCAGAAGAGCCACCGCCTCGGGCTGGGCAGGAACTGAGGGTCTGGCCTCGAGGGGCCCAGGAGCCCTGCACTGTGAGGCCAGCCCAGGTGGAGCCCCTGCTGCGACTCTGGCTGCAACAGGGAAAG CTGTGTGAGCCGCTGCCATCCCTGGCAGAGTCCAGAGCCTTTGCCCAGCAGTCCCTCAGCCGCCTCAGCCCTGCCCACAGGCGGCTGCAGAGCCCTGCAATGTACCAG GTTGCACTGTCTGAAAAGCTTCGGGCCCTGGTGGACAGTCTGAGTGCTGGCAGCCTCCCGTGA
- the Mroh6 gene encoding maestro heat-like repeat-containing protein family member 6 isoform X3: protein MWGLGRGPPTGALTLTALAEGIRSSQGPPLGPSSTGPQSEAQEPGAETELQAQILTDPEAEPGDGTTDATASSGPRPPHRAPQPAPEGPRQSSWEEGALSDLALYTAACLEEAGFAGTQATAVTLSSALEAHGARLEDQVHTLVRGLLAQVPSLAEGRPRRAALRVLSALALEHAQDVVWALLPRSLPPDGAAAELWRSLSRNQRVNGQVLVQLLWALKGAAGTEAEALAATRALGEMLAVSGCVGATRGFYPHLLLALVTQLHELARGVHSPDSPKAWAPSHRGPPHSHASCTVEALKALLTGDGGRMVVTCMEQAGGWRRLVGAHTHLEGVLLLASAMVAHADHHLRGLFADLLPRLRSANTPQRLTAMAFFTGLLQSRPTAQLLREEVILERLRTWQGDSEPTVRWLGLLGLGHLALNQGKVRHVGTLLPALLGALGEGDARLVGAALGALRGLLLQRRAPVRLLSRELRPRLPPLLDDARDSVRASAVGLLGTLVRRGRSGLRVGLRGPLRKLILQSLVPLLLRLHDPSRDTAESSEWTLARCDQALRWGLLEEMVTVAHYDSPEALSRVCQRLGSTNWHAAGAYRFALVQAS from the exons ATGTGGGGACTTGGCCGGGGGCCCCCTACGGGGGCCCTAACCCTGACAGCTCTAGCTGAAGGAATCCGGTCCAGTCAGGGGCCGCCCCTAGGACCCTCTTCCACGGGTCCTCAGTCTGAGGCCCAGGAGCCAGGAGCTGAGACGGAGCTACAGGCCCAGATACTCACTGACCCTGAAGCCGAACCTGGAGACGGGACCACTGACGCCACAGCTAGCAGTGGGCCCCGCCCTCCGCACAGGGCCCCGCAGCCCGCCCCAGAGGGGCCCCGCCAG AGTTCCTGGGAGGAGGGGGCCCTCTCTGACCTCGCGCTCTACACGGCTGCCTGCTTGGAGGAGGCTGGCTTTGCAGGGACCCAGGCAACAGCGGTCACCCTGTCGTCAGCCCTGGAGGCCCACGGGGCACGGCTAGAAGACCAG GTGCATACCCTGGTGCGTGGGCTGCTGGCACAGGTGCCCAGCTTGGCTGAGGGGAGGCCCCGGCGGGCGGCCCTGCGGGTGCTGAGTGCACTGGCCCTGGAGCACGCACAGGATGTGGTGTGGGCACTGCTGCCGCGGTCGCTGCCCCCAGATGG GGCAGCGGCAGAACTGTGGCGCAGCCTAAGCCGGAACCAGCGCGTGAATGGACAGGTGCTGGTGCAACTGCTGTGGGCGCTGAAAGGAGCAGCAGGAACGGAGGCTGAGGCGCTGGCG GCCACACGGGCTCTCGGTGAGATGCTGGCGGTGTCGGGCTGCGTGGGAGCCACGCGGGGATTTTACCCGCACCTGCTGCTGGCGCTGGTCACGCAGTTACATGAGCTGGCTCGTGGGGTGCACTCTCCTGACAGCCCTAAGGCTTGGGCCCCATCCCACCGAGGGCCACCACACAGCCATGCCAG CTGCACGGTGGAGGCCTTGAAGGCCCTGCTCACTGGGGATGGTGGCCGCATGGTGGTGACATGCATGGagcaggctggaggctggaggagaCTGGTAGGAGCCCACACACACCTGGAGGGTGTCCTACTGCTGGCCAG tgccatggtggcacacgccGACCACCACCTGCGAGGCCTCTTCGCAGATTTGCTTCCCCGGCTACGCAGTGCCAACACCCCGCAGCGCCTCACCGCTATGGCCTTTTTCACCGGG CTGTTGCAAAGCCGGCCCACCGCGCAGCTACTGCGGGAGGAGGTCATCCTAGAGCGGCTTCGAACGTGGCAGGGCGACTCCGAGCCCACTGTGCGTTGGCTGGGCCTGCTAGGCCTCGGCCACCTTGCACTGAATCAAGGGAAG GTGCGGCACGTGGGCACGCTGCTGCCGGCACTCTTGGGCGCCCTGGGCGAGGGCGACGCGCGGCTCGTGGGTGCAGCGCTGGGTGCACTGCGCGGGCTGCTGCTGCAACGGCGAGCTCCTGTTAGGCTGCTGAGCCGCGAGCTCCGGCCACGCCTCCCGCCCCTGCTGGACGAT GCCCGGGACTCAGTCCGCGCCTCGGCAGTAGGGCTCCTGGGGACTTTGGTACGACGGGGCCGAAGTGGGCTCCGGGTGGGGCTCCGCGGTCCCCTGCGGAAGCTCATACTACAGAGTCTCGTGCCGCTGTTGTTACGCCTTCATGACCCCAGTCGGGACACTGCTGAG AGCTCGGAGTGGACCCTGGCCCGCTGTGATCAGGCTCTTCGCTGGGGCCTGCTGGAGGAGATGGTCACTGTGGCCCACTATGACAGTCCTGAAGCTCTAAGCCGTGTCTGCCAACGCCTG GGCTCTACGAACTGGCATGCAGCTGGAGCTTACCGGTTTGCTTTGGTCCAGGCTTCCTGA
- the Mroh6 gene encoding maestro heat-like repeat-containing protein family member 6 isoform X1 → MWGLGRGPPTGALTLTALAEGIRSSQGPPLGPSSTGPQSEAQEPGAETELQAQILTDPEAEPGDGTTDATASSGPRPPHRAPQPAPEGPRQSSWEEGALSDLALYTAACLEEAGFAGTQATAVTLSSALEAHGARLEDQVHTLVRGLLAQVPSLAEGRPRRAALRVLSALALEHAQDVVWALLPRSLPPDGAAAELWRSLSRNQRVNGQVLVQLLWALKGAAGTEAEALAATRALGEMLAVSGCVGATRGFYPHLLLALVTQLHELARGVHSPDSPKAWAPSHRGPPHSHASCTVEALKALLTGDGGRMVVTCMEQAGGWRRLVGAHTHLEGVLLLASAMVAHADHHLRGLFADLLPRLRSANTPQRLTAMAFFTGLLQSRPTAQLLREEVILERLRTWQGDSEPTVRWLGLLGLGHLALNQGKVRHVGTLLPALLGALGEGDARLVGAALGALRGLLLQRRAPVRLLSRELRPRLPPLLDDARDSVRASAVGLLGTLVRRGRSGLRVGLRGPLRKLILQSLVPLLLRLHDPSRDTAESSEWTLARCDQALRWGLLEEMVTVAHYDSPEALSRVCQRLVQRYPNHMPRFLSQTQGYLRSPQDPLRWAATVLIGFLIYHVSPKGVNQELLESLFQDLGQLQSDPEPAVAAAAHVSAQQVALLTLAQGRRRGPRLLRLPRRPARSVRPAPLYTDSPFQRRSLAGRWGCSGTH, encoded by the exons ATGTGGGGACTTGGCCGGGGGCCCCCTACGGGGGCCCTAACCCTGACAGCTCTAGCTGAAGGAATCCGGTCCAGTCAGGGGCCGCCCCTAGGACCCTCTTCCACGGGTCCTCAGTCTGAGGCCCAGGAGCCAGGAGCTGAGACGGAGCTACAGGCCCAGATACTCACTGACCCTGAAGCCGAACCTGGAGACGGGACCACTGACGCCACAGCTAGCAGTGGGCCCCGCCCTCCGCACAGGGCCCCGCAGCCCGCCCCAGAGGGGCCCCGCCAG AGTTCCTGGGAGGAGGGGGCCCTCTCTGACCTCGCGCTCTACACGGCTGCCTGCTTGGAGGAGGCTGGCTTTGCAGGGACCCAGGCAACAGCGGTCACCCTGTCGTCAGCCCTGGAGGCCCACGGGGCACGGCTAGAAGACCAG GTGCATACCCTGGTGCGTGGGCTGCTGGCACAGGTGCCCAGCTTGGCTGAGGGGAGGCCCCGGCGGGCGGCCCTGCGGGTGCTGAGTGCACTGGCCCTGGAGCACGCACAGGATGTGGTGTGGGCACTGCTGCCGCGGTCGCTGCCCCCAGATGG GGCAGCGGCAGAACTGTGGCGCAGCCTAAGCCGGAACCAGCGCGTGAATGGACAGGTGCTGGTGCAACTGCTGTGGGCGCTGAAAGGAGCAGCAGGAACGGAGGCTGAGGCGCTGGCG GCCACACGGGCTCTCGGTGAGATGCTGGCGGTGTCGGGCTGCGTGGGAGCCACGCGGGGATTTTACCCGCACCTGCTGCTGGCGCTGGTCACGCAGTTACATGAGCTGGCTCGTGGGGTGCACTCTCCTGACAGCCCTAAGGCTTGGGCCCCATCCCACCGAGGGCCACCACACAGCCATGCCAG CTGCACGGTGGAGGCCTTGAAGGCCCTGCTCACTGGGGATGGTGGCCGCATGGTGGTGACATGCATGGagcaggctggaggctggaggagaCTGGTAGGAGCCCACACACACCTGGAGGGTGTCCTACTGCTGGCCAG tgccatggtggcacacgccGACCACCACCTGCGAGGCCTCTTCGCAGATTTGCTTCCCCGGCTACGCAGTGCCAACACCCCGCAGCGCCTCACCGCTATGGCCTTTTTCACCGGG CTGTTGCAAAGCCGGCCCACCGCGCAGCTACTGCGGGAGGAGGTCATCCTAGAGCGGCTTCGAACGTGGCAGGGCGACTCCGAGCCCACTGTGCGTTGGCTGGGCCTGCTAGGCCTCGGCCACCTTGCACTGAATCAAGGGAAG GTGCGGCACGTGGGCACGCTGCTGCCGGCACTCTTGGGCGCCCTGGGCGAGGGCGACGCGCGGCTCGTGGGTGCAGCGCTGGGTGCACTGCGCGGGCTGCTGCTGCAACGGCGAGCTCCTGTTAGGCTGCTGAGCCGCGAGCTCCGGCCACGCCTCCCGCCCCTGCTGGACGAT GCCCGGGACTCAGTCCGCGCCTCGGCAGTAGGGCTCCTGGGGACTTTGGTACGACGGGGCCGAAGTGGGCTCCGGGTGGGGCTCCGCGGTCCCCTGCGGAAGCTCATACTACAGAGTCTCGTGCCGCTGTTGTTACGCCTTCATGACCCCAGTCGGGACACTGCTGAG AGCTCGGAGTGGACCCTGGCCCGCTGTGATCAGGCTCTTCGCTGGGGCCTGCTGGAGGAGATGGTCACTGTGGCCCACTATGACAGTCCTGAAGCTCTAAGCCGTGTCTGCCAACGCCTG GTTCAGCGATACCCCAACCACATGCCCCGCTTCCTGAGCCAGACCCAGGGCTACCTGCGGAGCCCGCAGGACCCACTGCGCTGGGCGGCCACTGTGCTCATAG GCTTCCTGATCTATCACGTGAGTCCCAAGGGTGTCAACCAGGAGCTGCTGGAGTCCCTGTTCCAGG ACCTAGGGCAACTGCAGAGCGACCCTGAGCCAGCGGTGGCCGCGGCGGCGCACGTGTCTGCCCAGCAGGTGGCGCTGCTGACCCTTGCACAGGGCCGACGGCGCGGTCCCCGCCTCCTGCGCCTCCCTCGGCGTCCCGCCCGCTCTGTTCGGCCCGCACCTCTTTACACAGACAGCCCGTTCCAGCGCAGGAGCCTCGCCGGCCGCTGGGGCTGCTCGGGAACCCACTGA
- the Mroh6 gene encoding maestro heat-like repeat-containing protein family member 6 isoform X2 produces MWGLGRGPPTGALTLTALAEGIRSSQGPPLGPSSTGPQSEAQEPGAETELQAQILTDPEAEPGDGTTDATASSGPRPPHRAPQPAPEGPRQSSWEEGALSDLALYTAACLEEAGFAGTQATAVTLSSALEAHGARLEDQVHTLVRGLLAQVPSLAEGRPRRAALRVLSALALEHAQDVVWALLPRSLPPDGAAAELWRSLSRNQRVNGQVLVQLLWALKGAAGTEAEALAATRALGEMLAVSGCVGATRGFYPHLLLALVTQLHELARGVHSPDSPKAWAPSHRGPPHSHASCTVEALKALLTGDGGRMVVTCMEQAGGWRRLVGAHTHLEGVLLLASAMVAHADHHLRGLFADLLPRLRSANTPQRLTAMAFFTGLLQSRPTAQLLREEVILERLRTWQGDSEPTVRWLGLLGLGHLALNQGKVRHVGTLLPALLGALGEGDARLVGAALGALRGLLLQRRAPVRLLSRELRPRLPPLLDDARDSVRASAVGLLGTLVRRGRSGLRVGLRGPLRKLILQSLVPLLLRLHDPSRDTAESSEWTLARCDQALRWGLLEEMVTVAHYDSPEALSRVCQRLVQRYPNHMPRFLSQTQGYLRSPQDPLRWAATVLIGFLIYHT; encoded by the exons ATGTGGGGACTTGGCCGGGGGCCCCCTACGGGGGCCCTAACCCTGACAGCTCTAGCTGAAGGAATCCGGTCCAGTCAGGGGCCGCCCCTAGGACCCTCTTCCACGGGTCCTCAGTCTGAGGCCCAGGAGCCAGGAGCTGAGACGGAGCTACAGGCCCAGATACTCACTGACCCTGAAGCCGAACCTGGAGACGGGACCACTGACGCCACAGCTAGCAGTGGGCCCCGCCCTCCGCACAGGGCCCCGCAGCCCGCCCCAGAGGGGCCCCGCCAG AGTTCCTGGGAGGAGGGGGCCCTCTCTGACCTCGCGCTCTACACGGCTGCCTGCTTGGAGGAGGCTGGCTTTGCAGGGACCCAGGCAACAGCGGTCACCCTGTCGTCAGCCCTGGAGGCCCACGGGGCACGGCTAGAAGACCAG GTGCATACCCTGGTGCGTGGGCTGCTGGCACAGGTGCCCAGCTTGGCTGAGGGGAGGCCCCGGCGGGCGGCCCTGCGGGTGCTGAGTGCACTGGCCCTGGAGCACGCACAGGATGTGGTGTGGGCACTGCTGCCGCGGTCGCTGCCCCCAGATGG GGCAGCGGCAGAACTGTGGCGCAGCCTAAGCCGGAACCAGCGCGTGAATGGACAGGTGCTGGTGCAACTGCTGTGGGCGCTGAAAGGAGCAGCAGGAACGGAGGCTGAGGCGCTGGCG GCCACACGGGCTCTCGGTGAGATGCTGGCGGTGTCGGGCTGCGTGGGAGCCACGCGGGGATTTTACCCGCACCTGCTGCTGGCGCTGGTCACGCAGTTACATGAGCTGGCTCGTGGGGTGCACTCTCCTGACAGCCCTAAGGCTTGGGCCCCATCCCACCGAGGGCCACCACACAGCCATGCCAG CTGCACGGTGGAGGCCTTGAAGGCCCTGCTCACTGGGGATGGTGGCCGCATGGTGGTGACATGCATGGagcaggctggaggctggaggagaCTGGTAGGAGCCCACACACACCTGGAGGGTGTCCTACTGCTGGCCAG tgccatggtggcacacgccGACCACCACCTGCGAGGCCTCTTCGCAGATTTGCTTCCCCGGCTACGCAGTGCCAACACCCCGCAGCGCCTCACCGCTATGGCCTTTTTCACCGGG CTGTTGCAAAGCCGGCCCACCGCGCAGCTACTGCGGGAGGAGGTCATCCTAGAGCGGCTTCGAACGTGGCAGGGCGACTCCGAGCCCACTGTGCGTTGGCTGGGCCTGCTAGGCCTCGGCCACCTTGCACTGAATCAAGGGAAG GTGCGGCACGTGGGCACGCTGCTGCCGGCACTCTTGGGCGCCCTGGGCGAGGGCGACGCGCGGCTCGTGGGTGCAGCGCTGGGTGCACTGCGCGGGCTGCTGCTGCAACGGCGAGCTCCTGTTAGGCTGCTGAGCCGCGAGCTCCGGCCACGCCTCCCGCCCCTGCTGGACGAT GCCCGGGACTCAGTCCGCGCCTCGGCAGTAGGGCTCCTGGGGACTTTGGTACGACGGGGCCGAAGTGGGCTCCGGGTGGGGCTCCGCGGTCCCCTGCGGAAGCTCATACTACAGAGTCTCGTGCCGCTGTTGTTACGCCTTCATGACCCCAGTCGGGACACTGCTGAG AGCTCGGAGTGGACCCTGGCCCGCTGTGATCAGGCTCTTCGCTGGGGCCTGCTGGAGGAGATGGTCACTGTGGCCCACTATGACAGTCCTGAAGCTCTAAGCCGTGTCTGCCAACGCCTG GTTCAGCGATACCCCAACCACATGCCCCGCTTCCTGAGCCAGACCCAGGGCTACCTGCGGAGCCCGCAGGACCCACTGCGCTGGGCGGCCACTGTGCTCATAG GCTTCCTGATCTATCAC ACCTAG